Proteins from one Candidatus Roseilinea sp. genomic window:
- a CDS encoding pyrrolo-quinoline quinone, producing the protein MKKISVLALFFLALLGFRIVMRDASAVAPAQATPTPSLLYLPLTLRSGGAITEWSQHAHDAQRTGYAPQAPAYPWKLRWIWNGVSPGGGVSKVTTGGTLPRSVQPVTGGGRVYIAAGNDGVFALSETTGQQLWQRNGIGDVRSTVAYDPDTQSVFVVSANGRLYKLRASDGAVLAQFITDQASALPLPPALLDDRVVFAMGRRVHAVNKLTLQGIWTHTVASTLTVAVPPAYSPSRDLIFVATEPDLFVRAIRNSDGGQQWASRPVPAGCAFGDPTQFRYGWPVVAENAGYVLVKVRLPWQRLWMDWPQTNAAMRQLLQDNPCHRALFALDLDDGSVPFIANVGHGGYGDNDYLPMGPQPVVKRLPSGKDVVYIIIRAKHAYDARWDSHFGEMVLDGSTVSGLQAGDVRFIAFDWPPGDSNPYLLTDEQPNVSVAGDYLFGGHWEAGFALRILDRSDARGSFSNKITSQRLSTVATSQDTGGCVFNAATHYCAAGLYNTRPYDFGFYIYYGQGSVYDQYWSEYATWVVSNDALYFRSADGAIVALTSGNPLSGMAAMTDLSAASTPRPASDPTPAAQIDHAQARAWAGRTVTVTGALRYVFNNGKQVLLGFSNPHQGSFKAIIAREHWRNFPAPPEQMYRVGQWVAVVGTIGWYQGDPAIRVAKPQQVQQTR; encoded by the coding sequence ATGAAGAAAATCAGCGTGCTGGCGTTATTCTTCCTGGCCCTGTTGGGCTTCCGCATCGTGATGAGGGACGCCTCCGCCGTTGCTCCAGCTCAGGCAACGCCCACCCCGTCCCTACTTTACCTGCCTTTGACGCTAAGGAGCGGCGGCGCTATCACCGAATGGAGCCAGCACGCCCACGACGCCCAGCGCACCGGCTATGCGCCGCAAGCGCCGGCCTACCCTTGGAAGCTGCGCTGGATTTGGAATGGCGTGTCGCCCGGCGGCGGCGTGAGTAAAGTGACCACCGGCGGCACGCTGCCGCGCAGCGTCCAGCCGGTCACCGGCGGCGGGCGGGTGTATATCGCCGCCGGCAACGACGGCGTGTTTGCCCTCAGCGAAACTACCGGCCAGCAGCTCTGGCAGCGCAACGGCATCGGCGATGTGCGCTCCACCGTGGCCTATGACCCCGACACCCAATCCGTCTTTGTCGTCTCGGCCAACGGCCGGCTGTATAAACTGCGCGCCTCCGACGGCGCAGTGCTTGCCCAGTTCATCACCGATCAGGCCAGTGCATTGCCGTTGCCGCCGGCCCTGCTCGACGATCGTGTGGTGTTTGCGATGGGCCGGCGCGTCCACGCTGTGAACAAGCTCACCTTGCAGGGCATCTGGACCCACACCGTCGCCAGCACGCTCACGGTAGCCGTGCCACCGGCCTACTCGCCTTCGCGTGACCTGATCTTCGTCGCCACCGAGCCAGACCTGTTCGTGCGCGCCATCCGCAACAGCGATGGCGGGCAACAGTGGGCCAGCCGGCCCGTGCCCGCCGGCTGCGCCTTCGGCGACCCAACCCAGTTCCGTTACGGCTGGCCGGTGGTGGCCGAGAACGCCGGCTATGTGCTGGTCAAGGTGCGCCTGCCCTGGCAACGGTTGTGGATGGACTGGCCACAGACCAACGCCGCCATGCGCCAGTTGCTACAGGATAACCCTTGCCACCGCGCCCTGTTTGCGCTCGACCTAGACGATGGCAGCGTCCCGTTCATCGCCAACGTGGGGCATGGCGGCTACGGCGACAACGATTACCTGCCGATGGGGCCGCAGCCGGTGGTCAAGCGCCTGCCCAGCGGCAAAGACGTGGTGTACATCATCATCCGCGCCAAACATGCGTACGATGCGCGCTGGGACTCGCACTTTGGCGAGATGGTGCTGGACGGTAGCACGGTGAGCGGTTTGCAGGCCGGCGATGTGCGCTTCATCGCCTTCGATTGGCCGCCCGGTGATAGCAACCCTTACCTGCTCACCGACGAGCAGCCCAACGTCAGCGTGGCCGGCGACTACCTGTTCGGCGGCCACTGGGAGGCCGGCTTCGCGTTGCGTATCCTCGACCGCTCCGACGCGCGCGGCAGCTTCAGCAACAAGATCACCTCGCAGCGCCTCTCGACCGTGGCCACGTCTCAGGATACTGGCGGGTGCGTCTTCAACGCCGCCACACACTACTGCGCCGCCGGCCTGTACAACACGCGCCCCTACGACTTCGGTTTCTACATCTACTACGGCCAGGGTTCGGTGTACGACCAGTACTGGAGCGAGTACGCCACCTGGGTGGTGAGCAACGATGCCCTCTACTTCCGCAGCGCCGATGGCGCGATTGTGGCGCTCACCAGCGGCAACCCGCTCTCCGGCATGGCTGCGATGACCGACCTCAGCGCTGCCTCCACCCCGCGACCGGCGTCCGACCCAACACCGGCCGCGCAGATTGATCACGCGCAGGCGCGCGCCTGGGCCGGCCGGACGGTGACGGTGACCGGCGCGCTGCGCTACGTGTTCAACAACGGCAAGCAGGTGTTGCTCGGCTTCAGCAACCCGCATCAGGGCAGCTTCAAGGCGATCATCGCCCGCGAGCATTGGCGCAACTTCCCTGCTCCGCCAGAGCAAATGTATCGCGTCGGCCAGTGGGTGGCGGTCGTGGGGACGATCGGCTGGTATCAGGGCGACCCGGCAATTCGCGTCGCCAAGCCCCAACAGGTTCAACAGACCCGGTAG